DNA from Xiphophorus maculatus strain JP 163 A chromosome 6, X_maculatus-5.0-male, whole genome shotgun sequence:
CCGCTGTTTCCTATATGCAACCAGCAGCTTCGGATTTCCGCAGGATTGGCCGTCGAGGCGGCGAAGGATCTGATCTGGAGTTTTAAAACAGAAGCTCGCTTGGAGAAGCGGATCAAGGGGGGGAGGGAGTTCCTTTCTGCATCCTTCTGGTCATGACTTGTTGTCTCTGTTTGCAACAAAGGTAAATCAAAGCGAGCGATGGTTTACATACATTGTATAGAACAgcattaacattaaaatattgcacACTGGTGAATCTGATTGGATTTACTTATGCTAAGACTGCTGCCCTCCAATGCTGACTCTCCTGTTTTAGTTTGGGCCTGGACTCAGTGCTGGTGCTGCTTTCAGATGTTCCTCAACAAGGTGCTGGTGGTCCTGACAGACCTGGCTGCCAGGTTGCTTGGTAACAAGCTGTTCAGGCAGCATTTCCACCTGCTGCTCTCAGCTGTCCTGGTGTTCGGCCCTGCGCTGAGCCTCTGGGTTTCCCATCACAGCATCTTTGCCAGAAGAAGTCACTTCCTCTACAGGTAGGGCCACTTCCTGTTTACCCCCACCAGTtgtaatgttgttgttttcaattttctctatttgtggttctcattgtttttatatattattaatgTTGTTCTCTTCTACCACGTGACTACACCGCCTTGCCAGACATATGAATTCACATTTTactctttttcacattttgtcatgttacagccaCCTGCTTCGCTGTATTTAATCAGAATATGTGGTAGACCAACAAAAACTAGAACATCCTTCAACTACAAATACACTTGCGAGTCGTTTGGGATACGCCTACCATGCTTTGCACgtcgtcaccttcctaaaataagggcctaagttattttttgccaaaagtgataaCTTAGGCCATCAGTTTAGGGAGGTGACAATACGTAGGGACTATTCTTCTTTGCTGAGCAGATCAAACTCAGTCAAACTTCAAGTCTTGTTACTTAGGCCCAGATTTTGACTATGCCTTAGTTTTACGCGCTCTATCTGTGTGTTGTAGGAGTTTTGCTGCTGCCTCACTAATGTTTAAAGAAACGGGTCACTGAAAAGTCTCTACAGAACTTGATGAGAGGagatgcaatcatttgaatcaggaaTCTCTATAGCAGGAagacatctaaaacatgcagagcagtcAGTGCTGAGGACCAAGGTTGGGGACCATTGAAACTATGTAAGAAACATGTTATTATAGTTGAATAACACTATAATAGGTGGAGTGTATGGAGTGTGTTTACTAATTAAGTGACTTCAGAAGGCTTTTTGTTGCAcgagattttatttagggttatCAGATAAAAGCCGTCTGAATGCAACAATTTCAGATATTCGAAAACCGTTCATCTTTAACTTGCCCTTTTACAGTTATGTAGAAAATTATACTAGTCTTCTCAATAAAATAGACTGAAGTGTGCagttgtaatttgacaaaatatacaaagtttaAGGCTCAGACTATTTTTACGAGCTACGAAGTTTTTATATTGCGTTTATGATAGTTTTAAATCTAAACACGTGAGAAtcatcttttttcctttttctttttttacagatttatgttaaagtttaaagatCCACCAATCTACCTATTAGTTCATTAATAGTGGAATAGAAGATGACAAAAGGTTTCCACTGTGTTAAAACTGAAACACTAATGCAAGTTAAAATGGCAAGGAATGATTTGTTTCCATTAGTTACAAGTGATGCTTCTGCTTTGTTGACTCGTACTTATCTGGAAATCCAGATTCTGTgtcttctgcatttttttttggaGTCTTGGGACAAAATTTTGCtcaatatgaacattttaaaaatgcaaagacaaTAAAGTCTGCCTGGgtctatttttcaaaataacgTGCCAATATAAACTCAGTACTGGAGACTTAGATTTTATAAAACCCTCCTACAGACACCATctgctcctcctctctgtcctccagGTTGTTCCTGCGCTCTGGTTGGGGCTGGACGTGCGTTTTCGTCGGGtccttcatcttcctcttctccttctccaTCCGCCGCTCCGTCCTACACTCGCTCCGTCACCTCAGCAGGCTCGCCGTGGCTGGAGGGCTCTGGCTTTGTTTCTGCACACTGCTGGATCTCCTGGAGAACACCACAGGAAGCTGCTATGAACCTCTGCCCGCTGGTCCAGAGGTCACCGGTGGGCAGCCTCTGCTGGTGCTCAAAGAGGGGGAGAGCAAGTCCGAGTGCCTGAAAGCTGGGTTGGTGTGGCGAGGTTATGAGGTTTCAGAGGACGTCTTCCTTCTGTGTCTGTGCTGCCTGCTGCTGGCAGAGGAAACGTCAGTGTTTGGTCCGTATCTGAGGCTTGGGGGCGTCTCAGACGCCCCACTGAGGATCCTCTTTTTGCTCTGTGTTCTCCTTCTTGGACTGTGGATCTTCCTGCTGCTCTGTCTCTTAGCCTACTTCCCCCTGTTCCCCACTCAGCTGCTAGGAGGGGCGCTAGGCTGCCTCAGCTGGAGGGGACTGTATCAGGGCTGGTACCGCATGGGGCCCAGCTGGTACTGCCCAGGAAGGCCTGGTCAGGGACTGCTCAACATAAAGACCAGCAGCACTGGGGCAGAAGACACACTAAACCACAATCACTACAATTAACCGATAAAAACAGATTCAACGCTTTGAGCTTAAACATTAAAAGTCTTTAAATCTTCAACAAAAATTTGCCTGGAAAGTTTCGACATTTACTTTCACTCTCTATGTGTAAACCTGTCATTACGTTGCATTGATGGtgcttcaaacattttccttacATATGTTGCACAACTTAAATGggataaattatgcaaaatttgcattttgcacattttttgtactttcatttaGGTCTCA
Protein-coding regions in this window:
- the LOC102229838 gene encoding fat storage-inducing transmembrane protein 1-like; the encoded protein is MFLNKVLVVLTDLAARLLGNKLFRQHFHLLLSAVLVFGPALSLWVSHHSIFARRSHFLYRLFLRSGWGWTCVFVGSFIFLFSFSIRRSVLHSLRHLSRLAVAGGLWLCFCTLLDLLENTTGSCYEPLPAGPEVTGGQPLLVLKEGESKSECLKAGLVWRGYEVSEDVFLLCLCCLLLAEETSVFGPYLRLGGVSDAPLRILFLLCVLLLGLWIFLLLCLLAYFPLFPTQLLGGALGCLSWRGLYQGWYRMGPSWYCPGRPGQGLLNIKTSSTGAEDTLNHNHYN